In Kitasatospora gansuensis, a genomic segment contains:
- a CDS encoding cold-shock protein, translating into MANGTVKWFNSEKGFGFIEQEGGGPDVFAHYSNINANGFRELLEGQKVEFDVTQGQKGPQAENIRPL; encoded by the coding sequence ATGGCTAATGGCACCGTGAAGTGGTTCAACTCGGAAAAGGGCTTCGGCTTCATCGAGCAGGAGGGTGGCGGTCCTGACGTGTTCGCCCACTACTCGAACATCAACGCCAACGGCTTCCGTGAGCTGCTCGAGGGCCAGAAGGTCGAGTTCGACGTCACCCAGGGCCAGAAGGGCCCGCAGGCGGAGAACATTCGCCCGCTCTAA
- a CDS encoding metallopeptidase family protein produces the protein MTRDEFETLVSDALDQIPPQLAAMMDNVAIFVEDEPDPSSPELLGLYEGTPLTERGEWYAGVLPDRIIIYMGPTTRFCETYDEMVQEVRTTVIHEVAHHFGFDDHELHELGWS, from the coding sequence ATGACCCGGGACGAGTTCGAAACGCTGGTCTCCGATGCCCTGGACCAGATCCCGCCGCAACTGGCGGCCATGATGGACAACGTCGCCATCTTCGTGGAGGACGAGCCCGACCCGTCCTCCCCGGAGCTGCTCGGCCTGTACGAGGGCACCCCGCTCACCGAGCGCGGCGAGTGGTACGCCGGCGTGCTGCCCGACCGGATCATCATCTACATGGGCCCGACCACCCGCTTCTGCGAGACCTACGACGAGATGGTCCAGGAGGTCCGCACCACGGTCATCCACGAGGTGGCCCACCACTTCGGCTTCGACGACCACGAGTTGCACGAACTCGGCTGGTCCTGA
- the crcB gene encoding fluoride efflux transporter CrcB, whose translation MLIDRVSLRSEGPVLAAVALGGVIGACARYGVGLLRPLGPLAFPWSTLLVNVAGCAAMGVLMVLVTEVLTPHRLVRPFLGTGVLGGFTTFSTYAVDVHRLVTGGEPARGLAYLGGTLVTALAAVWAGSAVTRRLAVRR comes from the coding sequence GTGCTGATCGATCGGGTGAGTCTGCGGAGCGAGGGGCCGGTGCTGGCCGCGGTCGCGCTGGGCGGGGTGATCGGCGCCTGCGCGCGGTACGGGGTCGGACTGCTCCGGCCGCTCGGGCCGCTGGCCTTCCCGTGGAGCACGCTGCTGGTGAACGTGGCCGGCTGCGCCGCGATGGGTGTGCTGATGGTGCTGGTCACCGAGGTGCTGACGCCCCATCGGCTGGTCCGGCCGTTCCTCGGCACCGGGGTGCTGGGCGGGTTCACCACCTTCTCGACGTACGCGGTCGACGTGCACCGGCTGGTGACGGGTGGTGAGCCGGCCCGGGGGCTGGCCTACCTCGGCGGCACGCTGGTCACCGCGCTGGCGGCGGTCTGGGCCGGGAGCGCGGTCACCCGGCGGCTGGCGGTGCGCCGGTGA
- a CDS encoding fluoride efflux transporter FluC, with amino-acid sequence MNWLLVAAGAAVGAPLRYLTDLLLRARYGAGFPWGTLAVNVGGSLLLGVVAGVCSARGQLLLGTGLCGALTTYSTFSYDLLRLTEGGGGGGARGRAAGYLLATLVAGIGAAWVGAGLAGVL; translated from the coding sequence GTGAACTGGCTGCTGGTGGCCGCCGGGGCCGCGGTCGGCGCCCCGCTGCGCTATCTGACGGACCTGCTGCTGCGGGCCAGGTACGGCGCCGGGTTCCCCTGGGGCACCCTGGCGGTCAACGTGGGCGGGTCGCTGCTGCTCGGGGTGGTGGCCGGGGTCTGCTCGGCGCGCGGGCAGCTGCTGCTCGGCACCGGCCTGTGCGGGGCGCTGACCACGTACTCGACCTTCTCGTACGACCTGCTGCGGCTGACCGAGGGCGGGGGCGGGGGCGGTGCGCGGGGGCGGGCGGCGGGGTATCTGCTGGCCACGCTGGTGGCGGGGATCGGTGCGGCCTGGGTGGGGGCCGGGCTGGCGGGGGTGCTCTGA